ACCAAGTCTTCTGCAAATCTGATGATGTAGGAACTGATGGAGGTGAAAGAAACTACATCAAGTAATTATCTTGGTCAAACGGAATCTCTTCATCTAGCACTAAAGGAGAAACAAACCCAACTAGATTCCCTTAGCACACTAACTACGGACTTGCAGAATTCCATAAAAGATCTGGATGAGAGGCTTACTGCATCGAAGCAATCGCGCACTGATGCTGATGAGATAATTCACAGGTAATCTTCATTACTGTTAGATCGTTTTTTTACTCTACCACTCTGTCACAAGGCAGAGGAGTTTGCCCAtacctttttgtttttcgtTTACTACTACTTGAGGATCTCATACCATAGAGCATGCATGGATTCCATTTTGTGTGAAGAACTCCTGGTTTGGAACGTCGGTTTTGATAAAAATTTCTAGAGGAATTGATTTATTTACTAAATAAGCATTTTCAAAGTCATCCCTATCATATagaaataagtccattttacccccctgAACTTATCGCAAAGTCCAAAAAACACCCTGAACTCTGAAAACGGGTATTTAACCCCCCTGAACTTTCAAAATCATGCACACGACCCCCCTCTGCCTGTTTGAGGCTGTTTTGCTGTGTTGAAGGTGGTTTTGACCCATTTGACCcagcatcttcttcctctccttcctcttctctctcctgaGCCACCCTCCCCTTCTCTCACGCGCGCCCCCCTCTGCGCCTCCCTCTCACGTGCcgctctgctcctcctctggcGCCGCCACAGCTACTGCCTTTCGTGCAGCCCCCTCTGCTCCTCCCTCTCGCTCCCCCTCTCGAGGAAGATCTGCCACGAGCCGCTGGAGGCGGCACCGGCCTGGAGGCGGGTCTTGACGACATCGATCAGGAGCAGCCCGTGTAGGTGAAGGCCCTCGCCGTGGCGCCCGCGCAGGCCCTGATGGCCGCGGACGCGAGCGGGGTTGGcacctgctcctccgcctgcgcGGAGCTGCAGGGATGtagagcgaggaggagaagacggcggcgtgggaggaggaggcaggcgtgtggtggaggaggagcgaggtcCGGTCTGCGAAAAGGGAGGGGAAGTCCTGGAAGCAGCCGCCAGAGGAAGGGAGCACATGGTCAGCTTGGACGACGGCATCTCAGctggccgccggtgccggtgccgccCGCGTGCCAAGAGCAAGAGAGGAGTCAGGCTCGGGGAGGGGATACATGGACAACTTGTGCCAGCGTGGCAGtcgacgggtcaaacccaccttCAACACAGCAAAACAGCCAGATACATGGCAGAGGGGGCTTGGGTGACCGGTTTTGGAAGTTCAGGGGGCTAAAATGCCCGGTTTTAGAGTTCAGGGTGTTTTTTGGACTTCGCGATAAGTTcaggggggtaaaatggacttatttcCTGTCATATATGAAGTACAGTGTAAACACCGATCATTTAGAGTTGAAATGTTCTCAGCCAGAAGGCAAATATATGTGAGCTTGAGGAACAGCTAAGCGAGGAGAGAAACTTGAGAATAGAGGAGCGTGATAAGGCTGCAGAAGATCTTAAATCTGCATTGCATAAGGTGCAATCAGAGGCTCAAGAGGAAATCAAGAGACAGACCGAGATTTACCTTAAACAACAAAGGGAACAGAAAGAGTTTATTACCAAGCTTCAGGTTTTGATTTTCTCTTCCATTTCTAGTCAAAGCTCAGGTGATGAATTCATTTGCATGGCATCCTGTATTAAAATACCTTCCACTTCTTTTTCTAGGAATCAGAAAAGGAGACTCGTTTGCGTGTGGAAACGCTGAGGTCCAAGCTGGTATGCTTTCGTTGCAGTTAATTTACATTTAATCGTACGTTTAAGGTAGTGCCATTCCTCTACTGTACTTCAGTTATTGCCTTCTTATGCAGGAAGACTCTCGGGAAAGCCTTGTAACATCTGAGAAAAGAGTAAGAGCGCTGGAAGCTCAACTTCAAGATGAGCAGCTTGTATCTACTAACAATCGAAAGGTATCATGAAGATCACATGTTAACCTCTATAAGTTGCAtcgaagaaaaatatttttcttttgaccttGAGTTGTGTATGACATCTGTTCTCCCTTCTTACCTCTTGTGATTGCAGAAATCAGATAATTTGGAAGCTGAATTGAGAAAACTCAAGAAAGAACTCGAAAATGAGAAGGTAGCAAAATGTTTCTTTGACATACTCTTTCTGTCTCTGATGTTTTATCACGTTAGAAATCAAGTCTGACGTTCCTCAGCTTTCTTCATGGCCTCTTCAACAACTTCAGGCTTCTTTTCGTTTGTGTGTTTGCCTCTGGTTGTTCATGGGTTGAAAGTTTTCTCTCATTTCCGTATTAAAATTGGGCAGCAAAACATTAAAGTATCCCATGCATCCATTGAGGGGCTGCACTCGTTTACTTACGGTCTGATAATACATCTGCTTTGTTAGCAGGCTGCTCGGGAAGAAGCATGGGCAAAGGTCTCTTCTCTTGAGCTTGAAATAGATGCTACAATTAGAGATCTGTCAATTGAGAAACGGAGGTATCAAGGAGCTAGAGAAAGAATTATTTTACGGTAGGCATCTAATTTCGGTATTGAGAATGAATTATAGGTGGTATGAATCCAAATTTGTGGAACTAATGTTAtctacaatttttttctttccactgTTGCTCACTGCAGAGAGACCCAATTGCGTGCGTTCTATTCAACCACAGAAGAGATCTCTTCTCTGTTTGCGAAACAGCAGGAACAGCTTAAAGCTATGCAGAGAACTTTGCAGGATGAAGAGAACTACGAGAGCACCTTAATGGGTATTGATGTTGATCTCAATGAAGTACCACGAGCAAATGCAATCACTGATGATGCCCATGTAAAGCCAGTAGACTATGCAAAAGATACAATGGAAGCGTCTGGTGCTTCAACACAGAATACCCAGGCAAGTGAACATAGTTGcagtgatgaagatgccaacATGACTGAGCAGCAGGATGGTGGCACCAGAGTTGAAGGGGGCACTCAAGACCTGGAGTGCACTAGTCCAGAAAGGTCAGTAGAGCAATTCAGGCCTGATTCTCATGGTGATGTTACTCCTAGGGCTCCTGAGCAGGAGCCTACAGATACTGAGAAATTTCCCGAGACAGAAAGCCAAGCTGGTAATGTTGGCTGCAATGATCACAGTTCCACTCACGGCGATATGGGAGGAGAGACTATGCAACTAGAGGATGAAGTGCAGCCACAAGAAAATGAG
This is a stretch of genomic DNA from Brachypodium distachyon strain Bd21 chromosome 1, Brachypodium_distachyon_v3.0, whole genome shotgun sequence. It encodes these proteins:
- the LOC100834577 gene encoding golgin subfamily A member 3 isoform X1, whose product is MAAAEPPNEALETPKLASKGEVASKTTPVSADEMRAVARKFADQPLQNPEPGVWAVLTAISKNARLRPEGMNILLNADEHILGRMVDNPRFRISSLSVSGTHCKIYRDTVLAELNRNEPAPVFLKDTSTNGTYINWKKFTKKSSPTKLNHGDIISFTTAPHNDASYAFVYREVNAVSCVENGATILKRKSGEVGSESKRLKGLGIGSAEGPVSLDDVRRLEKSNAELREQLEKHVVTIETLRTASKLAQEQHEKELMEVKETTSSNYLGQTESLHLALKEKQTQLDSLSTLTTDLQNSIKDLDERLTASKQSRTDADEIIHSQKANICELEEQLSEERNLRIEERDKAAEDLKSALHKVQSEAQEEIKRQTEIYLKQQREQKEFITKLQESEKETRLRVETLRSKLEDSRESLVTSEKRVRALEAQLQDEQLVSTNNRKKSDNLEAELRKLKKELENEKQAAREEAWAKVSSLELEIDATIRDLSIEKRRYQGARERIILRETQLRAFYSTTEEISSLFAKQQEQLKAMQRTLQDEENYESTLMGIDVDLNEVPRANAITDDAHVKPVDYAKDTMEASGASTQNTQASEHSCSDEDANMTEQQDGGTRVEGGTQDLECTSPERSVEQFRPDSHGDVTPRAPEQEPTDTEKFPETESQAGNVGCNDHSSTHGDMGGETMQLEDEVQPQENEDSALICKGGGQTPETEEPTTALTLKDGIGQCSEEKREGNGSENKPEDTQTGTIVTADLLTSEVPGSWAVETGPSVNGENDSPWSLGDPRGGQDDNVGERAAADALTSLVNSDGQAAGSQTNVDNVITKISDDCRVLGHMIGLLDPEKKLGGDDSMSDAETDDSSEAMVEDSVG
- the LOC100834577 gene encoding myosin-9 isoform X2, producing the protein MAAAEPPNEALETPKLASKGEVASKTTPVSADEMRAVARKFADQPLQNPEPGVWAVLTAISKNARLRPEGMNILLNADEHILGRMVDNPRFRISSLSVSGTHCKIYRDTVLAELNRNEPAPVFLKDTSTNGTYINWKKFTKKSSPTKLNHGDIISFTTAPHNDASYAFVYREVNAVSCVENGATILKRKSGEVGSESKRLKGLGIGSAEGPVSLDDVRRLEKSNAELREQLEKHVVTIETLRTASKLAQEQHEKELMEVKETTSSNYLGQTESLHLALKEKQTQLDSLSTLTTDLQNSIKDLDERLTASKQSRTDADEIIHSQKANICELEEQLSEERNLRIEERDKAAEDLKSALHKVQSEAQEEIKRQTEIYLKQQREQKEFITKLQESEKETRLRVETLRSKLEDSRESLVTSEKRVRALEAQLQDEQLVSTNNRKKSDNLEAELRKLKKELENEKAAREEAWAKVSSLELEIDATIRDLSIEKRRYQGARERIILRETQLRAFYSTTEEISSLFAKQQEQLKAMQRTLQDEENYESTLMGIDVDLNEVPRANAITDDAHVKPVDYAKDTMEASGASTQNTQASEHSCSDEDANMTEQQDGGTRVEGGTQDLECTSPERSVEQFRPDSHGDVTPRAPEQEPTDTEKFPETESQAGNVGCNDHSSTHGDMGGETMQLEDEVQPQENEDSALICKGGGQTPETEEPTTALTLKDGIGQCSEEKREGNGSENKPEDTQTGTIVTADLLTSEVPGSWAVETGPSVNGENDSPWSLGDPRGGQDDNVGERAAADALTSLVNSDGQAAGSQTNVDNVITKISDDCRVLGHMIGLLDPEKKLGGDDSMSDAETDDSSEAMVEDSVG